One window from the genome of Amycolatopsis sp. NBC_01480 encodes:
- a CDS encoding peptidoglycan D,D-transpeptidase FtsI family protein — MPAGRSSQARARAAGSARRTYAAGTRRAVAKRGNGGHRGRFSAVRLLLVALMVIAGGKLVQVQWFEAPTLSAAAERQRTLTIDIPAQRGSIVDRNGAKLAFSVETRTLSVNLKALHKAMDDYAAKNPTKGRNFETEVTSAAKYISSKVPNLITEQELLTLLHKPGSFTYLVNDVEPSAADDIVKKFAWIGVEKRAKREYPGDTLASNIVGLANWRMDDPDVSKHNLHGVVGLEQSRDNDLAGTPGREIVNTQNGNDNLYLPGTEHVLQAAIPGSDLELTIDSDLQYELQRQLSDYVALSHAKGGQAVVMDSRTGEVYALADDKTFNPNDQSTFQDELLNDRAVTTPFEPGSVNKVVTATAAIDNGVATPTSTTSVPGQLKIADATVHDAWVHGTQTFTTAGIFAKSSNIGTLLLAQQVGPDRYSALLKKFGIGQRTGLGLPGESPGYVPARNQWSPTTFGNLPIGQGLSMTVVQMAGMYQAIANDGLRVEPRIVKAKKNPDGTLVPEPAPKTVQVVSPQTAKTVRDMLRAVIQDGKGLKGSQAGTAPSAGLDGYQISGKTGTGQQVDPRTKAYSDHLYNITFAGILPADHPRFVVGIRLDAPDTTLPAGHSAGPLFHDIASYLTQRYQIPLSDGPAPEVQLVDP; from the coding sequence ATGCCGGCAGGACGTTCGAGCCAGGCGCGGGCGCGCGCGGCGGGCAGCGCGCGGCGCACCTACGCCGCGGGCACCCGCCGCGCGGTCGCCAAGCGCGGCAACGGCGGGCACCGCGGCCGGTTCTCCGCCGTGCGGCTGCTGCTGGTCGCGCTGATGGTGATCGCGGGCGGGAAACTGGTGCAGGTGCAGTGGTTCGAGGCGCCGACGCTCTCGGCCGCGGCCGAGCGGCAGCGCACGCTCACCATCGACATCCCGGCCCAGCGCGGGTCCATTGTGGACCGTAATGGCGCCAAGCTCGCCTTCAGCGTCGAGACGCGCACGCTGTCGGTGAACCTCAAGGCGCTGCACAAGGCGATGGACGACTACGCCGCGAAGAACCCCACCAAGGGGCGGAACTTCGAAACCGAGGTCACCTCGGCGGCCAAGTACATCTCGTCGAAGGTGCCGAACCTGATCACCGAGCAGGAGCTGCTGACGCTGCTGCACAAGCCCGGCTCGTTCACCTACCTGGTGAACGACGTCGAGCCCTCGGCCGCCGACGACATCGTGAAGAAGTTCGCCTGGATCGGCGTGGAGAAGCGGGCCAAGCGCGAGTACCCGGGCGACACCCTGGCGTCGAACATCGTCGGGCTGGCCAACTGGCGGATGGACGACCCCGACGTCTCCAAGCACAACCTGCACGGCGTGGTCGGGCTGGAGCAGTCGCGCGACAACGACCTGGCGGGCACGCCGGGCCGCGAGATCGTGAACACCCAGAACGGCAACGACAACCTGTACCTGCCGGGCACCGAGCACGTGCTGCAGGCCGCCATCCCGGGCTCCGACCTCGAGCTGACCATCGACTCCGACCTGCAGTACGAGCTGCAGCGGCAGCTGAGCGACTACGTCGCGCTCTCGCACGCCAAGGGCGGCCAGGCCGTGGTCATGGACTCCCGGACCGGCGAGGTCTACGCGCTGGCCGACGACAAGACGTTCAACCCCAACGACCAGTCCACGTTCCAGGACGAGCTGCTCAACGACCGCGCGGTGACCACGCCGTTCGAGCCGGGCTCGGTGAACAAGGTGGTCACCGCCACCGCGGCGATCGACAACGGCGTCGCCACGCCCACGTCCACCACCTCGGTGCCCGGCCAGCTGAAGATCGCCGACGCCACCGTGCACGACGCGTGGGTGCACGGCACCCAGACGTTCACCACCGCGGGCATCTTCGCCAAGTCGTCCAACATCGGCACGCTGCTGCTCGCGCAGCAGGTCGGCCCGGACCGCTACTCGGCGCTGCTGAAGAAGTTCGGCATCGGCCAGCGCACCGGGCTCGGCCTGCCGGGCGAGAGCCCCGGCTACGTGCCCGCGCGCAACCAGTGGTCGCCGACCACGTTCGGCAACCTGCCGATCGGGCAGGGCCTGTCCATGACCGTCGTGCAGATGGCCGGGATGTACCAGGCGATCGCGAACGACGGGCTGCGCGTGGAGCCCCGGATCGTGAAGGCGAAGAAGAACCCGGACGGCACCCTGGTGCCCGAGCCCGCGCCGAAGACCGTCCAGGTGGTCAGCCCGCAGACGGCCAAGACGGTGCGCGACATGCTGCGCGCGGTGATCCAGGACGGCAAGGGGCTCAAGGGGTCGCAGGCCGGCACCGCGCCCAGCGCCGGGCTGGACGGGTACCAGATCTCCGGCAAGACCGGCACCGGCCAGCAGGTGGACCCGCGGACCAAGGCCTACAGCGACCACCTGTACAACATCACCTTCGCCGGCATCCTGCCCGCCGACCACCCGCGGTTCGTGGTCGGTATCCGGCTCGACGCGCCGGACACCACGCTGCCGGCCGGGCACTCGGCCGGGCCGCTGTTCCACGACATCGCCTCGTACCTGACCCAGCGGTACCAGATTCCGCTTTCGGACGGGCCGGCGCCCGAGGTCCAGCTCGTCGATCCCTGA